A single Hippocampus zosterae strain Florida chromosome 19, ASM2543408v3, whole genome shotgun sequence DNA region contains:
- the LOC127592534 gene encoding heterogeneous nuclear ribonucleoprotein Q-like isoform X3, with protein sequence MATDHVNGNGTEEPMDTTAAVSRSEHFQALLEADLPQKVAEKLDELYIAGLVAHSDLDERAIEALKEFNEEGALQVLLQFKESDLSHVQNKSAYLCGVMKTYRQREKQGAKVTDATKGPDEAKIKELLDRTNYTLDVTTGQRKYGGPPPESVYAGAQPTVGTEIFVGKIPRDLFEDELVPRFEKAGPIWDLRLMMDPLSGLNRGYAFVTFCTKEAAQEAVKLCNNCEIRPGKHIGVCISVANNRLFVGSIPKSKTKEQIEEEFSKVTEGLSDVILYHQPDDKKKNRGFCFLEYEDHKTAAQARRRLMSGKVKVWNNVVTVEWADPIEDPDPEVMAKVKVLFVRNLANSVTEEILETSFSQFGKVDRVKKLKDYAFVHFEERDGAVKALAEMNGKELEGEPVEIVFAKPPDQKRKERKAQRQAAKTQMYDDYYYYSTPQHMPPPGRGRARGGRRGVGSYAYTPDYYGYEDYYDYYGYDYHNYRGGYDDPFYGYDEFQVPARSRGGSSRGARGGASPGRGRGGEAGPPRGRGGFSQRGGGGGLGPGPVRGGRGARGSVQPRGRGGGEGVWADPDASP encoded by the exons ATGGCTACTGATCACGTCAACGGTAACGGGACAGAGGAACCAATGGACACGACGGCAGCAGTTTCGCGCTCGGAGCACTTCCAGGCCTTACTGGAAGCCGACTTGCCTCAGAAAGTGGCAGAGAAGCTCGATGAGCTCTACATTGCAG GTCTGGTCGCACACAGCGATCTGGACGAAAGAGCAATCGAGGCTCTGAAGGAGTTCAACGAGGAGGGAGCCCTGCAGGTCCTGCTCCAGTTTAAAGAAAGCGACCTGTCCCACGTTCAG AACAAAAGCGCCTATCTGTGCGGCGTGATGAAGACGTACAGGCAGCGCGAGAAACAAGGGGCCAAGGTCACGGATGCCACCAAAGGACCCGACGAGGCCAAAATTAAAGAGCTCCTGGACAGAACCAACTACACCCTCGACGTGACCACGGGCCAGCGCAAGTATGGCGGGCCCCCGCCCGAGTCTGTGTACGCGGGGGCTCAACCCACAGTGGGAACAGAG ATATTTGTGGGCAAGATCCCCCGGGACCTGTTTGAAGATGAACTGGTTCCTCGCTTTGAGAAGGCGGGGCCTATTTGGGACCTTCGGCTTATGATGGACCCTCTGAGCGGCCTGAACAGAGGCTACGCCTTTGTCACCTTCTGCACTAAGGAGGCGGCGCAGGAGGCCGTCAAGCTG TGCAACAATTGCGAGATCCGACCGGGCAAGCACATCGGCGTGTGCATATCGGTGGCCAACAACCGTCTGTTTGTGGGCTCCATCcctaaaagcaaaacaaaggagCAGATTGAGGAAGAGTTCTCCAAGGTCACAG AGGGCCTCAGCGACGTCATCCTGTACCATCAGCCCGACGACAAGAAGAAGAACCGAGGTTTCTGCTTCTTGGAGTACGAAGACCACAAGACCGCCGCTCAGGCGCGGCGCCGCCTGATGAGCGGAAAGGTGAAGGTTTGGAACAACGTGGTGACGGTGGAGTGGGCCGACCCCATTGAGGACCCGGACCCCGAGGTCATGGCGAAG GTGAAAGTGTTGTTTGTGCGCAATCTGGCCAATAGTGTCACCGAAGAGATCCTCGAGACCAGCTTCAGCCAGTTTGGGAAAGTGGATCGCGTGAAAAAGCTGAAAGACTACGCCTTTGTTCACTTTGAAGAGCGCGACGGCGCCGTCAAG GCGCTGGCCGAGATGAACGGCAAGGAGCTGGAAGGAGAGCCTGTGGAAATCGTCTTTGCCAAGCCGCCCGATCAGAAAAGGAAAGAACGCAAAGCTCAGCGGCAAGCGGCCAAGACGCAAAT GTATgacgactactactactactccaCCCCACAACACATGCCGCCTCCCGGGAGAGGGCGGGCCCGGGGCGGCAGACGAGGCGTCGGCAGCTACGCCTACACGCCCGACTACTACGGCTACGAGgactactacgactactacgGCTACGACTACCACAACTACCGCGGCGGCTACGATGACCCCTTCTATGGCTACGACGAGTTTCAGGTGCCCGCCCGGAGccgcggcggcagcagcagggGCGCCAGGGGCGGCGCCTCCCCGGGCCGAGGGCGCGGCGGCGAAGCCGGCCCACCCCGAGGCCGAGGCGGCTTCTCtcagcgcggcggcggcggcgggctggGACCCGGACCGGTGCGCGGAGGCCGCGGCGCCAGAGGCTCCGTGCAGCCGCGAGGGCGAGGAGGG GGGGAAGGCGTCTGGGCCGATCCCGATGCGTCGCCGTGA
- the LOC127592534 gene encoding heterogeneous nuclear ribonucleoprotein Q-like isoform X1, producing the protein MATDHVNGNGTEEPMDTTAAVSRSEHFQALLEADLPQKVAEKLDELYIAGLVAHSDLDERAIEALKEFNEEGALQVLLQFKESDLSHVQNKSAYLCGVMKTYRQREKQGAKVTDATKGPDEAKIKELLDRTNYTLDVTTGQRKYGGPPPESVYAGAQPTVGTEIFVGKIPRDLFEDELVPRFEKAGPIWDLRLMMDPLSGLNRGYAFVTFCTKEAAQEAVKLCNNCEIRPGKHIGVCISVANNRLFVGSIPKSKTKEQIEEEFSKVTEGLSDVILYHQPDDKKKNRGFCFLEYEDHKTAAQARRRLMSGKVKVWNNVVTVEWADPIEDPDPEVMAKVKVLFVRNLANSVTEEILETSFSQFGKVDRVKKLKDYAFVHFEERDGAVKALAEMNGKELEGEPVEIVFAKPPDQKRKERKAQRQAAKTQMYDDYYYYSTPQHMPPPGRGRARGGRRGVGSYAYTPDYYGYEDYYDYYGYDYHNYRGGYDDPFYGYDEFQVPARSRGGSSRGARGGASPGRGRGGEAGPPRGRGGFSQRGGGGGLGPGPVRGGRGARGSVQPRGRGGVRGARGVRGANVGGAKRKADGYNQPDSKRRQTNNHNWGSQPIAQQPLQGGDHSSYSGYKSDNQEFYQDSFGQQWK; encoded by the exons ATGGCTACTGATCACGTCAACGGTAACGGGACAGAGGAACCAATGGACACGACGGCAGCAGTTTCGCGCTCGGAGCACTTCCAGGCCTTACTGGAAGCCGACTTGCCTCAGAAAGTGGCAGAGAAGCTCGATGAGCTCTACATTGCAG GTCTGGTCGCACACAGCGATCTGGACGAAAGAGCAATCGAGGCTCTGAAGGAGTTCAACGAGGAGGGAGCCCTGCAGGTCCTGCTCCAGTTTAAAGAAAGCGACCTGTCCCACGTTCAG AACAAAAGCGCCTATCTGTGCGGCGTGATGAAGACGTACAGGCAGCGCGAGAAACAAGGGGCCAAGGTCACGGATGCCACCAAAGGACCCGACGAGGCCAAAATTAAAGAGCTCCTGGACAGAACCAACTACACCCTCGACGTGACCACGGGCCAGCGCAAGTATGGCGGGCCCCCGCCCGAGTCTGTGTACGCGGGGGCTCAACCCACAGTGGGAACAGAG ATATTTGTGGGCAAGATCCCCCGGGACCTGTTTGAAGATGAACTGGTTCCTCGCTTTGAGAAGGCGGGGCCTATTTGGGACCTTCGGCTTATGATGGACCCTCTGAGCGGCCTGAACAGAGGCTACGCCTTTGTCACCTTCTGCACTAAGGAGGCGGCGCAGGAGGCCGTCAAGCTG TGCAACAATTGCGAGATCCGACCGGGCAAGCACATCGGCGTGTGCATATCGGTGGCCAACAACCGTCTGTTTGTGGGCTCCATCcctaaaagcaaaacaaaggagCAGATTGAGGAAGAGTTCTCCAAGGTCACAG AGGGCCTCAGCGACGTCATCCTGTACCATCAGCCCGACGACAAGAAGAAGAACCGAGGTTTCTGCTTCTTGGAGTACGAAGACCACAAGACCGCCGCTCAGGCGCGGCGCCGCCTGATGAGCGGAAAGGTGAAGGTTTGGAACAACGTGGTGACGGTGGAGTGGGCCGACCCCATTGAGGACCCGGACCCCGAGGTCATGGCGAAG GTGAAAGTGTTGTTTGTGCGCAATCTGGCCAATAGTGTCACCGAAGAGATCCTCGAGACCAGCTTCAGCCAGTTTGGGAAAGTGGATCGCGTGAAAAAGCTGAAAGACTACGCCTTTGTTCACTTTGAAGAGCGCGACGGCGCCGTCAAG GCGCTGGCCGAGATGAACGGCAAGGAGCTGGAAGGAGAGCCTGTGGAAATCGTCTTTGCCAAGCCGCCCGATCAGAAAAGGAAAGAACGCAAAGCTCAGCGGCAAGCGGCCAAGACGCAAAT GTATgacgactactactactactccaCCCCACAACACATGCCGCCTCCCGGGAGAGGGCGGGCCCGGGGCGGCAGACGAGGCGTCGGCAGCTACGCCTACACGCCCGACTACTACGGCTACGAGgactactacgactactacgGCTACGACTACCACAACTACCGCGGCGGCTACGATGACCCCTTCTATGGCTACGACGAGTTTCAGGTGCCCGCCCGGAGccgcggcggcagcagcagggGCGCCAGGGGCGGCGCCTCCCCGGGCCGAGGGCGCGGCGGCGAAGCCGGCCCACCCCGAGGCCGAGGCGGCTTCTCtcagcgcggcggcggcggcgggctggGACCCGGACCGGTGCGCGGAGGCCGCGGCGCCAGAGGCTCCGTGCAGCCGCGAGGGCGAGGAGGGGTACGTGGTGCGCGGGGTGTCCGCGGTGCAAATGTAGGAGGAGCGAAGCGCAAAGCCGACGGGTACAACCAACCCGATTCCAAGCGGCGCCAGACCAATAATCACAACTGGGGCTCCCAGCCCATCGCTCAGCAGCCGCTCCAAGGCGGTGACCACTCGAGCTATTCCGGCTACAAATCTGACAACCAGGAATTTTATCAGGATTCTTTCGGGCAGCAGTGGAAGTAG
- the LOC127592534 gene encoding heterogeneous nuclear ribonucleoprotein Q-like isoform X2: MATDHVNGNGTEEPMDTTAAVSRSEHFQALLEADLPQKVAEKLDELYIAGLVAHSDLDERAIEALKEFNEEGALQVLLQFKESDLSHVQNKSAYLCGVMKTYRQREKQGAKVTDATKGPDEAKIKELLDRTNYTLDVTTGQRKYGGPPPESVYAGAQPTVGTEIFVGKIPRDLFEDELVPRFEKAGPIWDLRLMMDPLSGLNRGYAFVTFCTKEAAQEAVKLCNNCEIRPGKHIGVCISVANNRLFVGSIPKSKTKEQIEEEFSKVTEGLSDVILYHQPDDKKKNRGFCFLEYEDHKTAAQARRRLMSGKVKVWNNVVTVEWADPIEDPDPEVMAKVKVLFVRNLANSVTEEILETSFSQFGKVDRVKKLKDYAFVHFEERDGAVKALAEMNGKELEGEPVEIVFAKPPDQKRKERKAQRQAAKTQMYDDYYYYSTPQHMPPPGRGRARGGRRGVGSYAYTPDYYGYEDYYDYYGYDYHNYRGGYDDPFYGYDEFQVPARSRGGSSRGARGGASPGRGRGGEAGPPRGRGGFSQRGGGGGLGPGPVRGGRGARGSVQPRGRGGQGEGVWADPDASP, encoded by the exons ATGGCTACTGATCACGTCAACGGTAACGGGACAGAGGAACCAATGGACACGACGGCAGCAGTTTCGCGCTCGGAGCACTTCCAGGCCTTACTGGAAGCCGACTTGCCTCAGAAAGTGGCAGAGAAGCTCGATGAGCTCTACATTGCAG GTCTGGTCGCACACAGCGATCTGGACGAAAGAGCAATCGAGGCTCTGAAGGAGTTCAACGAGGAGGGAGCCCTGCAGGTCCTGCTCCAGTTTAAAGAAAGCGACCTGTCCCACGTTCAG AACAAAAGCGCCTATCTGTGCGGCGTGATGAAGACGTACAGGCAGCGCGAGAAACAAGGGGCCAAGGTCACGGATGCCACCAAAGGACCCGACGAGGCCAAAATTAAAGAGCTCCTGGACAGAACCAACTACACCCTCGACGTGACCACGGGCCAGCGCAAGTATGGCGGGCCCCCGCCCGAGTCTGTGTACGCGGGGGCTCAACCCACAGTGGGAACAGAG ATATTTGTGGGCAAGATCCCCCGGGACCTGTTTGAAGATGAACTGGTTCCTCGCTTTGAGAAGGCGGGGCCTATTTGGGACCTTCGGCTTATGATGGACCCTCTGAGCGGCCTGAACAGAGGCTACGCCTTTGTCACCTTCTGCACTAAGGAGGCGGCGCAGGAGGCCGTCAAGCTG TGCAACAATTGCGAGATCCGACCGGGCAAGCACATCGGCGTGTGCATATCGGTGGCCAACAACCGTCTGTTTGTGGGCTCCATCcctaaaagcaaaacaaaggagCAGATTGAGGAAGAGTTCTCCAAGGTCACAG AGGGCCTCAGCGACGTCATCCTGTACCATCAGCCCGACGACAAGAAGAAGAACCGAGGTTTCTGCTTCTTGGAGTACGAAGACCACAAGACCGCCGCTCAGGCGCGGCGCCGCCTGATGAGCGGAAAGGTGAAGGTTTGGAACAACGTGGTGACGGTGGAGTGGGCCGACCCCATTGAGGACCCGGACCCCGAGGTCATGGCGAAG GTGAAAGTGTTGTTTGTGCGCAATCTGGCCAATAGTGTCACCGAAGAGATCCTCGAGACCAGCTTCAGCCAGTTTGGGAAAGTGGATCGCGTGAAAAAGCTGAAAGACTACGCCTTTGTTCACTTTGAAGAGCGCGACGGCGCCGTCAAG GCGCTGGCCGAGATGAACGGCAAGGAGCTGGAAGGAGAGCCTGTGGAAATCGTCTTTGCCAAGCCGCCCGATCAGAAAAGGAAAGAACGCAAAGCTCAGCGGCAAGCGGCCAAGACGCAAAT GTATgacgactactactactactccaCCCCACAACACATGCCGCCTCCCGGGAGAGGGCGGGCCCGGGGCGGCAGACGAGGCGTCGGCAGCTACGCCTACACGCCCGACTACTACGGCTACGAGgactactacgactactacgGCTACGACTACCACAACTACCGCGGCGGCTACGATGACCCCTTCTATGGCTACGACGAGTTTCAGGTGCCCGCCCGGAGccgcggcggcagcagcagggGCGCCAGGGGCGGCGCCTCCCCGGGCCGAGGGCGCGGCGGCGAAGCCGGCCCACCCCGAGGCCGAGGCGGCTTCTCtcagcgcggcggcggcggcgggctggGACCCGGACCGGTGCGCGGAGGCCGCGGCGCCAGAGGCTCCGTGCAGCCGCGAGGGCGAGGAGGG CAGGGGGAAGGCGTCTGGGCCGATCCCGATGCGTCGCCGTGA